In Microvenator marinus, one genomic interval encodes:
- a CDS encoding barstar family protein — MYDVRSLHQLEDFVGTQFPKVALKPLIDGRETTSLARFYEEVFKAAPLVNQFGANPDALIDLIRTFGWGGYAGKQHVLSWFQPEAFLTREPLAFEMVLDIIVGVSKELLVGEELDPTFDPNDERDWVSTRLDVVFACNREVDAIAISELAQNLSDTWRDEFKSLEIPIEMMRSPRLRSE; from the coding sequence TTGTACGACGTTAGGAGTCTTCATCAGCTTGAGGATTTTGTGGGAACGCAGTTTCCAAAGGTGGCGCTCAAACCGCTGATAGACGGCAGAGAAACCACAAGCCTTGCGAGATTCTACGAGGAGGTTTTCAAGGCGGCGCCGTTGGTCAACCAATTCGGAGCCAATCCAGATGCCCTGATCGACTTGATTCGCACATTTGGCTGGGGAGGCTACGCAGGAAAGCAACATGTGCTGTCTTGGTTCCAACCCGAGGCCTTCCTGACCAGAGAACCTTTGGCGTTCGAAATGGTGCTGGACATAATTGTCGGCGTTTCCAAAGAACTCTTGGTTGGGGAGGAACTCGACCCCACGTTTGATCCAAACGACGAAAGAGATTGGGTTTCGACTCGCCTCGATGTCGTTTTCGCCTGCAATCGTGAGGTCGATGCAATAGCCATAAGTGAGCTGGCCCAAAACCTATCGGATACCTGGCGAGACGAGTTTAAGTCACTTGAGATACCAATTGAAATGATGCGCAGCCCTAGGCTTAGATCAGAATAG
- a CDS encoding RCC1-like domain-containing protein produces the protein MEMLWNHIKKWAVFPLLMTAVGCSEAKKTTPIELMTSGIITCVNQGGGTTCFAGRYPASWDGKSMPDAPIVFHRPEVRTRAVGPATICLENGECFGDPSFGSLEAAEIILQPPEFGTSQVSSSWNLMCWMDAAGKPECWGHRWGLSSGLSREELRRFSGHYLDISVSNHSLCGSTSTGVSCEPLSIYANDYEGLFLEFEGFEAPCQDELYVCARKVGSPSDVTCWFALPPEEAMRLNDAYGVYPRVVKKSVVEYSCGGKACLNFGDRVECYSHENMDGDRYDVKVRELSAGNFHFCGVTEGNEVMCRDWGDMPANFYEKHRSIELLSLESWRELESSKALKDGKK, from the coding sequence ATGGAGATGCTTTGGAATCACATCAAGAAATGGGCAGTTTTCCCGTTGCTCATGACGGCGGTTGGATGCAGTGAAGCGAAGAAAACAACGCCAATTGAGCTGATGACATCTGGCATCATCACCTGCGTCAATCAAGGGGGCGGAACCACGTGTTTCGCGGGTCGATATCCCGCGTCTTGGGATGGGAAATCAATGCCGGATGCGCCGATTGTGTTCCATCGCCCTGAGGTGAGAACTCGAGCTGTCGGGCCTGCGACGATTTGTCTGGAGAACGGCGAGTGCTTTGGAGATCCCTCGTTCGGATCATTGGAAGCCGCGGAAATCATTCTTCAACCACCTGAGTTCGGAACAAGTCAGGTGTCCTCAAGCTGGAATCTGATGTGCTGGATGGACGCGGCTGGAAAGCCAGAATGTTGGGGCCACCGCTGGGGTCTATCGTCTGGGTTATCGCGTGAAGAGCTTCGACGCTTTTCAGGTCACTACTTGGACATATCGGTTAGTAACCATAGCTTGTGTGGCTCAACGTCCACCGGAGTAAGCTGTGAGCCGCTATCCATCTACGCCAATGACTACGAGGGGCTCTTTTTGGAGTTCGAAGGTTTCGAGGCTCCTTGTCAGGATGAACTCTACGTCTGTGCGCGAAAGGTGGGGTCACCATCGGATGTGACGTGTTGGTTTGCTCTACCGCCTGAAGAAGCCATGAGACTAAACGACGCATATGGGGTGTATCCGAGGGTGGTCAAAAAGAGCGTGGTAGAATACTCGTGCGGGGGGAAGGCTTGCCTGAATTTCGGGGATCGCGTGGAGTGCTATTCGCACGAAAACATGGACGGGGATCGCTACGATGTGAAAGTCAGAGAGCTCTCGGCCGGAAACTTTCATTTTTGTGGAGTGACCGAAGGAAACGAGGTTATGTGTCGTGATTGGGGCGATATGCCGGCTAATTTCTACGAAAAACATCGGAGCATCGAACTCTTGTCGCTTGAATCCTGGCGAGAGTTGGAGTCGAGCAAGGCACTGAAGGATGGGAAGAAATGA
- a CDS encoding RCC1-like domain-containing protein → MKRKKPWAALLLLGTVVGCSETKKTTDTGLELMTSGIITCVNQRGGTTCFAGRYPTSWDGRSMPDAPIVFHRPDARTRVVGPWAICLEDGECFGDPWIGTLEAAEIILQPPEFGSNLSTSLNLMCWLDAAGKPECWGHRWGLTSGLSREELRRFSGRYSDMSVSNHSLCGSTSTGVSCEPLSIYANDHDGLFLEFEGFESPCQGELYVCARKVGAPSDVTCWFALPPEEAMRRNDPYGFYPRVVKKGVVEYTCGGKACLNFGDRVECYSHENMDGELYDVKVRELSAGNFHFCGVTEENEVVCRDWGDRPASFYEKHRSIELLSLESWRELLESSNERGK, encoded by the coding sequence ATGAAACGAAAGAAGCCATGGGCTGCATTGCTGTTGCTGGGGACGGTGGTTGGATGCAGTGAAACGAAGAAAACAACGGATACTGGTTTGGAGCTGATGACATCTGGCATCATCACCTGCGTCAATCAACGGGGCGGAACCACGTGTTTCGCGGGTCGATATCCCACGTCTTGGGACGGGAGATCGATGCCTGACGCGCCCATTGTGTTCCATCGCCCTGATGCAAGAACTCGCGTTGTTGGCCCTTGGGCCATCTGTCTGGAGGATGGAGAGTGCTTTGGAGACCCCTGGATCGGGACACTGGAGGCTGCTGAAATCATTCTTCAACCACCGGAGTTTGGGAGCAACTTGTCCACAAGCTTGAACCTCATGTGCTGGTTGGACGCGGCTGGAAAGCCAGAATGTTGGGGCCACCGCTGGGGTCTAACGTCGGGGTTATCGCGCGAAGAGCTTCGACGCTTTTCAGGTCGCTACTCGGACATGTCGGTTAGTAACCATAGCTTGTGTGGCTCAACTTCCACCGGAGTAAGCTGCGAGCCGTTATCCATCTACGCCAATGACCACGATGGGCTCTTTTTAGAGTTTGAAGGTTTCGAGTCTCCTTGTCAGGGCGAACTCTACGTCTGTGCGCGAAAGGTGGGGGCACCTTCGGATGTGACGTGTTGGTTTGCCCTCCCGCCCGAAGAGGCTATGAGAAGAAACGACCCATACGGATTCTATCCCCGAGTCGTCAAAAAGGGCGTGGTAGAATACACTTGTGGTGGGAAGGCTTGCCTGAATTTCGGGGATCGCGTGGAGTGCTATTCGCACGAAAATATGGACGGGGAGCTCTATGATGTGAAAGTCAGAGAACTCTCGGCCGGAAACTTTCATTTTTGCGGAGTGACGGAAGAAAACGAGGTCGTGTGTCGTGATTGGGGAGATAGGCCGGCCAGTTTTTACGAAAAACATCGGAGCATTGAGCTCTTGTCGCTCGAATCTTGGCGAGAGTTGTTGGAGTCGAGCAACGAGAGGGGAAAGTGA
- a CDS encoding immunity 8 family protein produces the protein MIAQLKDLSSYEIDEDLASYTPEVFDNFELTILASIGVNGTEGADLFQFEICTPKSLSDRCEGGEVVAGRGKLIVGHYDYAAIRQYLDRICSQCSGDDWPEIVEKLSRYGLWEFEGYERFA, from the coding sequence ATGATCGCACAACTGAAAGACCTCTCGTCGTACGAGATTGACGAAGACCTCGCAAGCTACACTCCGGAGGTCTTTGACAATTTCGAACTCACCATTCTGGCTTCAATTGGTGTGAACGGGACGGAAGGGGCTGACCTCTTTCAGTTCGAGATTTGTACCCCAAAATCTCTATCTGACCGATGCGAAGGCGGAGAGGTTGTGGCAGGGCGAGGCAAGCTCATTGTAGGTCACTACGACTACGCGGCGATTCGGCAGTACTTGGACCGGATCTGCTCCCAGTGTTCTGGCGATGATTGGCCGGAAATTGTGGAGAAGTTGAGCCGTTACGGATTGTGGGAGTTTGAAGGATACGAGAGATTCGCCTAA
- a CDS encoding CPCC family cysteine-rich protein: MAVLLSSGFEILPFSDVAFVEITAESVCFWENHEIVFDDIPGPNHLSLEEAQKNFAEFGVMATKFLEHVLPDGPSRFHRADESLDKQT, from the coding sequence ATGGCAGTCTTATTGAGTTCGGGCTTCGAAATCTTGCCCTTCAGCGACGTCGCGTTTGTGGAGATCACCGCAGAGAGTGTTTGCTTTTGGGAAAACCACGAGATTGTCTTCGACGACATACCAGGTCCCAACCACCTTTCGCTAGAAGAAGCACAGAAGAACTTTGCTGAGTTCGGAGTGATGGCCACGAAGTTTCTAGAACATGTACTGCCCGACGGCCCGTCTCGGTTCCATAGGGCAGATGAGTCGTTGGACAAGCAGACTTAG
- a CDS encoding DUF4926 domain-containing protein has protein sequence MKKRTTKLRLYDVVELKQELPGTDFPIGTQGTVVMVFTDPSFAVLIEFVDSDGQTLDVCLLTDDTITETVDLCWREPGECCDL, from the coding sequence GTGAAGAAGCGCACAACCAAACTAAGACTCTATGACGTGGTCGAGTTGAAGCAGGAGCTCCCTGGAACTGATTTCCCAATTGGGACGCAAGGAACAGTGGTGATGGTTTTCACAGACCCTTCTTTCGCAGTGTTGATTGAGTTCGTTGACAGTGACGGTCAGACGCTGGACGTTTGTCTCCTAACTGACGATACGATTACCGAGACCGTTGATTTGTGTTGGCGTGAGCCAGGAGAGTGCTGCGACCTGTAG
- the istA gene encoding IS21 family transposase — translation MHRLQELVRLHRQGCCGREVARLLGMSPNTERKYREALKAEGLLFGDRELPDLETLRLAVESQVERSNPPEQEISSVEQWRKAIESRVDKGAGPTAIYDYLRTEVEDFEGSLSAVKRMVRQIKKAKGPSAESVVLHVETQPGEVAQVDFGSVGKLFDPDTGKVRKAYVFVMVLNHSRLMYASLVFDQSVHTWIDEHEKAFEFLGGVPKVVVPDNLKSAVLKCYYGGKSPELNRTYRELARHYGFKIDLHRLAPLSSRGVSNPGWVM, via the coding sequence ATGCATCGTTTACAAGAATTGGTTCGACTACATCGACAGGGATGTTGTGGCCGTGAGGTCGCACGACTCCTCGGTATGAGTCCAAACACAGAGCGCAAGTACCGTGAGGCGCTTAAGGCCGAGGGTTTACTCTTCGGCGACAGGGAGCTTCCCGACCTTGAGACCCTGCGTTTAGCTGTGGAAAGTCAGGTGGAGCGTTCAAATCCACCTGAGCAGGAGATTTCGAGCGTAGAGCAGTGGCGCAAGGCCATCGAATCGAGGGTGGACAAAGGAGCTGGCCCCACAGCCATCTATGACTACCTGCGCACCGAGGTCGAAGACTTTGAGGGTAGTCTTTCTGCCGTTAAGAGAATGGTGCGACAGATAAAGAAGGCAAAGGGGCCGAGTGCGGAGTCGGTGGTGCTTCATGTGGAGACACAGCCTGGGGAAGTCGCTCAGGTTGATTTTGGGTCAGTGGGAAAACTCTTCGATCCAGACACAGGTAAAGTTCGCAAAGCCTACGTGTTTGTCATGGTGCTCAATCACAGCCGCTTGATGTATGCGAGCCTGGTGTTTGACCAGAGCGTCCACACCTGGATTGACGAGCACGAGAAGGCCTTTGAGTTCTTGGGTGGTGTGCCCAAAGTGGTGGTTCCAGATAACCTGAAGTCAGCCGTACTGAAGTGCTACTATGGAGGCAAATCTCCCGAGCTCAATCGCACGTATCGTGAGTTAGCGCGCCACTATGGGTTCAAGATAGACCTACACCGCCTCGCTCCCCTCAGCTCAAGAGGCGTGTCGAATCCGGGGTGGGTTATGTGA
- a CDS encoding Mu transposase domain-containing protein, producing the protein MKKNFFAPRQIETITDGNAQLIRWLESVANVRIHGTTREQPMVVFERDEADALLSLPLQRYARVIWKQCTVHPDSHIHFEKRLYSVPFKHIGQKVWVCAQDNTLIVWADDLRVATHVRRGPRYQTNDAHLPEWRREYRHQSRPWWENRARGISETLGDFVAEIFDLDDVAHQLRTVQAIVTHVAPFPVERINAACERARLYGNYTYPGIRNILRDGLDMAPAYETPFIHGRLDNPRFARSVDEIIGEEVHDERP; encoded by the coding sequence GTGAAGAAGAATTTCTTTGCACCACGCCAAATTGAAACCATTACGGATGGAAACGCTCAACTTATTCGGTGGCTTGAGAGTGTCGCCAATGTGCGCATTCATGGGACGACGAGAGAGCAGCCCATGGTTGTTTTTGAACGAGACGAGGCTGACGCTCTCTTGAGCCTGCCTCTTCAGCGCTATGCCCGTGTCATCTGGAAGCAGTGCACGGTTCACCCGGATAGTCACATCCACTTCGAGAAACGCCTCTATTCGGTGCCCTTCAAACATATCGGTCAAAAAGTCTGGGTTTGTGCTCAGGATAACACACTCATTGTGTGGGCGGATGATTTACGGGTGGCAACCCATGTACGTCGCGGCCCGAGGTATCAAACCAATGACGCACACCTGCCTGAATGGCGCCGTGAATACCGGCATCAATCGCGCCCATGGTGGGAAAACAGGGCTAGAGGAATCTCGGAGACTCTGGGTGACTTCGTTGCCGAGATTTTCGACTTAGACGATGTAGCTCATCAGTTGCGAACCGTGCAGGCCATTGTCACACACGTGGCGCCCTTTCCTGTTGAGCGCATCAATGCAGCCTGTGAGCGCGCACGTCTCTACGGAAACTATACGTACCCTGGAATCCGAAACATTTTGAGAGATGGACTTGATATGGCCCCGGCCTACGAGACCCCATTCATCCACGGTCGACTCGATAATCCCCGTTTTGCGCGCAGCGTCGACGAAATCATTGGTGAGGAGGTACACGATGAGCGCCCATGA
- the istB gene encoding IS21-like element helper ATPase IstB produces MSAHDQLIPLLKRMRLSGLLQTADLRIEQAVEDRLDHWEFLFRLFNDEAERRDAGLLHRRIKHAAFEGEKTLETFDFAFNPQIPKATIIDLATCRFMDRRENVLLIGPSGVGKSHIAQALGHRACRIGKKVLYTSANQMLTQLRAARADATLEKQLHRFTAPDLLIIDDLGLRPLAYEEPLDLYEIIRRRYEKASTILTSNRDITEWYALFGDSLLASAAMDRLLHHANTITLTGDSYRNPKKKKK; encoded by the coding sequence ATGAGCGCCCATGACCAACTCATTCCACTACTCAAGCGGATGCGATTAAGTGGACTTTTACAAACTGCAGACCTTCGTATCGAACAGGCCGTAGAGGACCGATTGGACCACTGGGAGTTTCTGTTTCGCCTGTTTAATGATGAGGCAGAGCGACGAGATGCGGGCTTGCTACATCGTCGAATCAAGCATGCGGCATTCGAAGGTGAGAAGACCCTCGAGACCTTTGATTTCGCCTTTAATCCCCAGATTCCGAAGGCGACTATCATCGACCTTGCAACGTGTCGCTTCATGGACCGACGAGAGAATGTCTTGCTGATTGGGCCTTCTGGTGTGGGCAAATCCCATATCGCTCAGGCACTGGGACACCGAGCCTGCCGGATTGGAAAGAAGGTGCTCTATACGTCTGCCAATCAGATGCTAACTCAGCTCAGAGCCGCTCGCGCGGATGCCACATTGGAGAAACAGCTCCATCGGTTCACAGCCCCCGACCTGCTTATCATTGATGATTTAGGGCTGCGGCCTCTCGCATACGAGGAGCCTTTGGACCTCTATGAAATCATACGACGTCGCTATGAGAAAGCGTCCACCATCCTGACCTCAAATCGAGACATTACGGAATGGTACGCCCTGTTTGGAGATAGTCTGCTCGCTAGTGCCGCGATGGATCGACTGCTGCACCACGCCAACACCATCACACTCACAGGGGACTCCTACCGGAATCCCAAAAAGAAGAAAAAGTGA
- a CDS encoding type IV toxin-antitoxin system AbiEi family antitoxin domain-containing protein: protein MKHYTEIAQLAADKGIISASDVEELGISRNYLYAMCREGLLERTARGLYVLADSDVSAHFGLAEISKRIPGAVISLISALNFHELTTQIPHEVWLSIPRDTWLPGVAAPSELNDSLCRSELLGFQRRTPDASIQAHSKP, encoded by the coding sequence ATGAAACACTACACTGAGATAGCCCAACTGGCTGCAGATAAGGGAATCATCAGCGCCAGCGATGTTGAAGAACTGGGGATTTCACGCAACTACCTTTACGCAATGTGCCGCGAAGGACTGCTCGAGAGGACAGCGCGTGGGCTCTATGTGCTTGCCGACTCGGACGTGAGCGCCCACTTCGGTCTTGCTGAGATCTCAAAGAGAATTCCTGGCGCAGTGATCTCACTCATTTCAGCGCTCAACTTTCACGAACTCACTACCCAAATCCCGCACGAGGTTTGGCTTTCCATTCCGCGCGATACGTGGCTGCCAGGTGTTGCTGCGCCAAGCGAACTCAACGACTCATTGTGCCGTTCAGAACTTTTGGGATTTCAGCGGCGAACTCCAGATGCTAGCATCCAAGCTCACTCCAAACCTTGA
- a CDS encoding WGR domain-containing protein, giving the protein MTSSTSLEDALAFPLNVESLSLQCKDLDEISARIGELKNLRSLRLDNVHAGLIFPESIKGLTNLEKLDISGAHDASVPFPPIFLEMPITDLELRDFRVREAFALKDQVKRLRLRSYFIFDDIGPLCANFTKLEHLEIWGRLGMNQAGNPGVLKFPAAIANLAELAELEVVYAGMRELPVEMAELSKLRVIRLRNQAFEVFPLALTTVPNLEDLEFAQMNKLSSFPAELANMASLRRLDLNHSWNQPDESADFMDSLFEDSDVEVDPLPNAIGQIPHLEELILDHCKVDSLDSIARLTELRTLSLAWAQLGDIQPLAAMKRLTNLNLEHVPVSDLSPLSALQSLEVLDISRTHVSDFGPLAELQNLRTLDISSCAADNRNPQKALEVLIDLPNLLEVKSDKLEEGAWQKLRASEPSDPAQIIAALQSDDFDEFMTALRKVIAYSDERSTDDHNALVDLFGLDVDDYDVAPVGFPPLDDAIDRWGKEIPAMDLARLARATFICTSDGWVATLKALRLLIQSKDLEAQLLFVQGWERATRNYDGGHRFWEDGVHDQLIDELWELFQPEAIAALMLALDSDQLDSEYGDAMDVLFAPALKGLKTYDEDLIEHLREYALSNIDSSYGASPTATLAMIEECIPHAIEPIQVALRQIASDMRSSIEGGTEIKEASEATEEPQSENTEEARPTPQAVLANLQTAFNEPGVSSLISALELATELGDYARVRDGAAAFTNNKLIVCLRAGEVAEGVKLAEAYDEFVEETGLPSGMMRNEIATNTLILAVHSGDENVERFAIDRLLPDHIGHTGLAYNLSCYWATKGNRDKMLEAITLSIELGKEPERFLADTDFEPFWEEPDFLKALGREPAAESHARRFEFHDAKSAKFWSIEVVGAELNLAWGKVGTAGQSKTKSFSDAAAAEKEAEKLIKSKTTKGYEEV; this is encoded by the coding sequence ATGACTAGCTCAACATCCCTTGAGGACGCCCTCGCGTTCCCTCTCAACGTGGAATCCCTTTCACTTCAGTGCAAAGATCTGGACGAGATCTCGGCGCGGATTGGGGAACTGAAGAATCTTCGCTCGCTGAGGCTCGATAATGTTCACGCGGGCCTGATATTTCCAGAGAGCATCAAAGGGCTGACGAACCTCGAAAAGCTAGACATCTCGGGGGCTCATGATGCGTCGGTGCCGTTCCCGCCCATCTTCTTGGAGATGCCCATCACGGACCTTGAGTTACGAGATTTCCGTGTGCGCGAAGCCTTTGCGCTAAAGGATCAGGTGAAGCGGCTGCGGCTGCGAAGTTACTTTATTTTTGACGATATCGGACCACTCTGTGCGAACTTCACCAAGCTAGAGCACCTGGAGATCTGGGGACGCCTTGGAATGAACCAGGCGGGGAATCCTGGGGTGCTGAAGTTTCCCGCAGCGATCGCCAATCTGGCGGAGCTCGCGGAGCTGGAGGTGGTCTATGCGGGCATGCGCGAGCTGCCTGTGGAGATGGCTGAGCTCTCGAAGCTGCGCGTAATACGTCTGCGTAATCAAGCGTTCGAGGTGTTTCCGCTCGCGCTGACAACCGTGCCGAACCTGGAAGACCTCGAGTTCGCCCAGATGAACAAGTTGAGCTCGTTTCCGGCGGAGCTTGCGAATATGGCGTCGCTCCGGCGGCTGGACCTCAACCACTCATGGAACCAACCCGACGAGTCGGCGGACTTTATGGATTCACTCTTTGAGGATAGCGATGTGGAGGTCGATCCGCTCCCCAACGCGATCGGTCAGATACCGCACCTCGAGGAACTGATCTTGGACCACTGCAAAGTCGATTCGCTGGATTCGATCGCGCGCCTCACGGAGCTGAGGACGCTGTCCCTCGCCTGGGCGCAGCTTGGAGACATCCAGCCGCTCGCCGCGATGAAGCGGCTCACCAACTTGAATCTCGAACACGTTCCGGTGAGCGATCTGAGCCCTCTCTCCGCGCTGCAGAGCCTGGAAGTTCTGGACATCAGCCGCACCCACGTCTCCGACTTTGGTCCCCTGGCCGAGCTCCAGAATTTGCGGACGCTCGATATCTCGTCCTGTGCGGCAGACAACCGGAACCCGCAAAAGGCGCTGGAGGTACTGATCGATCTCCCAAATCTGCTCGAGGTGAAGTCGGACAAGCTCGAGGAAGGCGCGTGGCAGAAGCTTCGGGCGTCGGAGCCGTCCGATCCAGCCCAGATCATTGCTGCGCTGCAATCTGACGATTTCGATGAGTTCATGACCGCGCTGCGTAAGGTAATCGCCTACTCCGACGAGCGCAGCACCGACGATCACAACGCGCTCGTAGACCTCTTCGGGCTCGACGTCGACGACTACGACGTCGCGCCCGTTGGGTTCCCTCCGCTCGACGATGCGATCGACCGTTGGGGCAAGGAAATCCCTGCGATGGACCTGGCCCGGCTCGCCCGCGCGACCTTCATCTGCACAAGCGATGGTTGGGTCGCGACTCTGAAGGCACTTCGACTTCTGATCCAGAGCAAGGACCTCGAGGCACAGCTCCTCTTCGTTCAAGGGTGGGAGCGCGCGACGCGCAATTACGACGGAGGACATCGATTCTGGGAGGACGGTGTACACGACCAACTCATCGACGAGCTCTGGGAGCTCTTTCAGCCAGAAGCAATCGCTGCGCTGATGCTCGCGCTCGACAGCGACCAACTCGACTCCGAGTACGGTGACGCGATGGATGTACTCTTCGCGCCAGCGTTGAAGGGGTTGAAGACCTATGACGAGGACCTCATAGAACACCTGAGAGAGTACGCCCTCTCCAATATCGACAGCTCTTACGGGGCGTCCCCGACAGCTACACTCGCCATGATCGAGGAATGCATTCCACACGCGATCGAGCCTATTCAGGTCGCCCTGCGTCAGATTGCATCGGATATGCGCTCAAGCATCGAGGGGGGTACGGAGATCAAGGAAGCCAGCGAAGCTACGGAAGAGCCCCAATCTGAAAATACCGAAGAGGCTAGGCCGACCCCCCAGGCAGTCCTCGCGAACCTCCAGACTGCGTTCAATGAGCCGGGGGTGAGTAGCCTCATCTCAGCACTTGAACTGGCCACCGAACTCGGCGACTACGCCCGTGTGCGGGACGGTGCCGCCGCGTTTACCAATAACAAGCTCATCGTATGTCTGCGGGCGGGTGAGGTAGCTGAGGGCGTCAAACTGGCTGAGGCGTATGATGAGTTCGTCGAGGAGACTGGCCTGCCGAGCGGTATGATGCGTAACGAGATCGCCACCAACACACTGATCCTCGCCGTGCACTCGGGGGACGAGAATGTCGAGCGATTCGCCATTGACCGGCTGCTCCCAGATCATATCGGTCATACCGGGCTCGCGTACAATTTGTCGTGCTACTGGGCGACAAAGGGCAACCGCGACAAGATGCTCGAAGCGATCACGCTCTCGATCGAGCTCGGCAAAGAGCCTGAGCGCTTCCTCGCGGATACGGACTTCGAGCCGTTCTGGGAAGAGCCCGATTTCTTGAAAGCGCTCGGGCGTGAGCCGGCCGCTGAGAGCCATGCGCGACGGTTCGAGTTTCACGACGCGAAGTCTGCCAAATTCTGGAGCATTGAGGTGGTTGGGGCGGAGCTCAATCTCGCGTGGGGCAAGGTTGGCACGGCGGGACAGTCAAAGACGAAGAGTTTCTCCGACGCTGCTGCTGCGGAGAAAGAGGCCGAGAAGCTCATCAAGTCGAAGACCACCAAAGGCTATGAAGAGGTCTGA